Part of the Metarhizium brunneum chromosome 6, complete sequence genome is shown below.
GTTGAAACGAAGTCATGTAAATAGACGAAGTGGGTGTCGTGCTGTGTCTCCTCACAGTCGCATGTAATCAGAGAAACAAATACAAACAACGTAAACCACAGTCATGGAAACGGGTAAAGAACTGTATATATGCCCTCCTCCTATGTAAGCCAGTCCTACTACCAGAGGCAATGTGAAATAACGTTGTGCACGCTAATGAGATTATTCCCAtacgccatcttcttcctaTAACAGGCAACAGGGTGACTAGTACCAACGgccaaaaataaaattagGCAACCCGATAAAATGATTGCTACATCATGTTTCCTCACTATCGCAAGCGCCATGCTAGAAGGAATCAACAACCACTTTCTCTGTAAGCATCAATCAAATCTCCACCCCAGTTTTCATTCCTCGAGATACATGCCTCCTGAAACCCAAATACGTCGAGTCAAGCCTCTATGGTAGCGCTTCTACCCCGGCACTTGTGCAAGCAGCACCCAAAATACCCCGAGGTTAAGAATGCCCCTCTTGGGCATGACTACATACAACTCCTCGCACACACCGTACCCAAAATACCTTCGGTGGGACCCCTTGCCAGCAAAATCTCGCAGTCCACCTTGACCCCATATTCCCCTCCCCCGAACTCCGTAACCGCATTCCATTTCCATTTATTGATTGCTTCGCCCCGACTGAAACCAGTCTAGATGAGGCAATCCTGGGGAACCCCATCTCCACTCTGTTCTCAGTCGCTGGTCAATTCGCTTGTCTGCCCCTTGATCTTGTTGTCCGGCCGAGGTTCCGCGCTGGAAGATCCGTCTTGGCTCAACTCGCAGTTTTCCGCGTACAAGATGCCTTGGATGTCTGGGGCCATCTCCCCTGACTGCATGAATGTTCTGTGGCCTTGGACGAACCAGAAGCCAATGGAAAGCACCAGCATAACGCCGAATACAGCAATTGCAAAGTTCATTTCACTGACTGTTGGGTTCGGTGTGgttgggaagaagaagaagaccgtTGTGATGGCGCAGTAGATAATTGACACCCAGTTGATGACGGGACCAAGCCGGCCAAGCTTGAATTCTCCGCCAGGAGGCAGCTTATCGCGGCCAACCACCACGAGTGAAATAATGGGCATAGCATAAGAAATGGTCAGAGCAATGGTGCTGACGCTGAGAATAGCCTGCAAGACGGTGCTGGCAAACAGGTACAGAATTCCAACTAGGCAAATGATGCCGCACTGTAGCCACAGGGCGCGGCCAGGAACCATCCAAGTCTCGTCAACGTGAGAGAACCAGGCGCCCCAGGGAAACCCGCCATCTCGCGCAAAACTCCACGTCAGTCGAGAAGCCGAGGTGAGCACGCTGGAGCCCTGACCCAGGCCATTGAAAATGAACAGGGCAATCATGACGGCTCCGCCAACTTGCCCAATGGTTGACTGGACAAGCTCAATAAAGGGATTGCCAGATGCGGGATTTAAGACGCCATCCACGCTCTGGATACTAAAGAGGCAGACGACCATAAAAATGAAGCCCGAGAAAGCACCGATCAGGACCGCAAGATACATGGTTCTTGGGGCGTTGCGTCGAGGCGCAGGAATCTCCTCCACCATGTGAATGACGGAATCAAACGCCGTCAAGCCATAAGCACTCTGCACCAGGCCGAGGAACCACACAACGCCGTCGCCCCAACCCGTCTGGTTGATCCACTGCCCAAACACAAATGATGCCGACTGGAACGAGAGATTTGCCTTTGTACCAACGGATATGAGCAGAGCCAGGGAGAAGGCAACAAAGAGGCCAGCAAAACCAACGCCCACAAAGTTGTTAAAAGTTGGGAGGATCCATTCCTTGCGGCAAGACACGTAGTTGATGACGGTAAAGAAGATGGTGATGCCGACGTAGACAATAAAGAGAAGCCACCCTTTTTCGGTGCCTGGCCACTCCGGATCAAACATGAGCTTCATGGAGAGGAGAAACTCTGTCATAAAGGCGATTTGGGAAGCCGCCAAGGTCCACCATCCAAAGGTGTTGATCCACGCACACATGTAAGACGCGAACCGGCCGGTTGGGGTGTTCCACAGATGTTGGATCCAATACGCCTGGCCGAGAGCCGTAGGCATGCTGCTGACGAGTTCACCCAGCGAAAGGGCAACACAGGTGTTGCAAGCCGTCACAAGGACGAGGCCCCAGAGGATACCTACAGGGCCGCCATTGACGAGGCCAGTGGCCAAATCCTGAGCCATAGTAGACCATGTTCCTAACACGCAAAAGGCCAAAGCAAGCATGCTCCAGAGACTGAACTTGCGACTAAGTGTCTGGGCATGGCCCAGTGCGGCGAGATCTTGCGCATCGCGGGTGGCTTGGTCGTTCACGTCGACGGTATCTTTCTGATACAGCTGGCTTGATTGATCCATGCTATTTTCAACGAAAGGGTCGCTGTCATTCTCTGGTGATGGGACCTCGGAAAGAGCTGTGTCAAAATGGCAATATCTGCCGATGATTCTCGGGTGGGGGGAGGAGACGAGACGGGATGAAGGAGGAAGGAATGCGTTTCTGTGAAAGAATAAAACTTGTTGGGGAATTGAGTAAGTATGGTGTTCTGAGGGTTGCTCAATGTAACCCTTTTAAACCGACAAGTCAACTTGGGCAACGGAAACAAGTTGCTGCTTACACCTGGCAGAGAATATCAAGACGTTCCCAAGGGCTAGTTTAGTACTCGAAGAGTCTTTGTATGCAAAACCAACGCCAAGGGCGGCTGTCAGATGCCGTCTGGGGAGGAGACAGACGATATGCCTCAAAAACGCCACGAGAAACCGGGGAACCTGGGAACCTTGGGGGTACCTGTGGGATGATTGCCTTGGCTCAACTGAGTCGTCAACTCTGAGGGTGTGTCGCACAAAGCGACAATGCCAGTTTCGGACGTACAGCCACACCAACCATATATTCCGTAGTATGGAGGGAGACGGGAGCCCCAAGAATACCTTGACAATGGCTTTTCCCTGTCGATTCCCGCTTCGCCCGGCCCAGAGAGCTGGGTGGCGCACGACGCAGAGGGCTAGCACACGTCGCAATTACcccaagccaaggccaccgcTGCTATCACGATTCCCAATGAGAAGGCTTGGGGGAGCGCCCGATCCCGGGGTGCGCCCTGCAGAGTCTAGGGAGGTGCACCGAATGGCATGGGGTTGAAAACGTGGACCAACGCGGACAACATGAGGATGCTGGAGGGGGTCAGCGGGGTGATGACCAGCGTGACCGGGACTTGGTGTGCGGATTGCTCCCGTTTTGTGCGGATTGTATTTGTGTTGTGGTAGGACGGCACTGACAGAAATTTGGGGCCAGTGTTGAGCCACACGATAACGGCGATGGTTGAACGTGGAGGCGAGTGAGGGCTACAAAGGCGTCGCAAAGGCGCAGAAGGCGTTGAGGGCGTCGGAGAAGCGGGTCGACACCTTGTTGGCGACGATCTAGGCCGTTGCGTTGGAGAAAAGTTGGAGAAATGGAAATTTGGGAGGCGCTTGGTTCTTCCGACGGCGCAGATGCCTTCTCAAAAAGGAGAAAATTTGGGCAAACGGAAGGCGCAGGTGGAATCCGGCTTGGCGGGAAGGCGGGACCACGAGAGGAAAGAACCGCGGAGAGAAAGGAGAGACAGATAGTTCCTGGGCACACGGCCGACTCTGcaatctactccgtacatacaatctggacatctggagtcaTTCAAGCCGATGCCAAGGTTACGACGAACTTATTCGCAGCCACGGTGCTCCGAACCGCTATTACCATTATCTGCGAGATTGTGACCCTGACTCAAGGGCGAGCTACGGGAATTACCCCGGCGCTTCAAGTGTTGCATTGTACCGATAAGCACTTCCCACCACTTTGGGCCTCGTACATGGCTATGACTGAGACTGGCCGGCTTGTCGTATTTCATTAGACTAATATTATCGAAGAttgcagcagccgcagccgccgaaTGCGTCATCATTTGGTACTATTGGCTACCATTTCATCATCACATCGCCGCACCAGCAATTGGCACCAAACCCTGACCCACGTTTATCAGAGCACCCACAGAGATAACAAGGCAGCGGCCATCAAGCGATTTTATCTACAGTCTTTTCCACCGTCGTTTTCAGTCGGCTGGCTCTTGTATCGGCTCGTCGGTGCGCACTGACCGCATTGAATAACCTTGGAATAAAGTTGACTCGGGCCTTGCGCGATGCAACAATCTTATTACTAAGGCTACTTGAATACTCTGGCCTTTAGCCACATTCTGATCAACTCCAGTCCTAATACAACACTGGGTTCGCCCAATTGGCGCTGGTCCAACGAGAAAGTTAAAAGCTTCTCCAGCGAACTTTGATTGTTTACCAATTTGGTAACAGATTGTGCCTGAAGTCTGTGCTCCAAACAGAAGCATCCATGCATTGTTCCCCAGGTCTTCCATAACCCCGGACCAAGAGGGAAGATCTTGGGCCACACATGCCCGCCAACGTCATCCAGCCCCAGCACCACAAGTTCATTGGTCCCTCCAGCTA
Proteins encoded:
- the HNM1_7 gene encoding Choline transport protein, with the protein product MDQSSQLYQKDTVDVNDQATRDAQDLAALGHAQTLSRKFSLWSMLALAFCVLGTWSTMAQDLATGLVNGGPVGILWGLVLVTACNTCVALSLGELVSSMPTALGQAYWIQHLWNTPTGRFASYMCAWINTFGWWTLAASQIAFMTEFLLSMKLMFDPEWPGTEKGWLLFIVYVGITIFFTVINYVSCRKEWILPTFNNFVGVGFAGLFVAFSLALLISVGTKANLSFQSASFVFGQWINQTGWGDGVVWFLGLVQSAYGLTAFDSVIHMVEEIPAPRRNAPRTMYLAVLIGAFSGFIFMVVCLFSIQSVDGVLNPASGNPFIELVQSTIGQVGGAVMIALFIFNGLGQGSSVLTSASRLTWSFARDGGFPWGAWFSHVDETWMVPGRALWLQCGIICLVGILYLFASTVLQAILSVSTIALTISYAMPIISLVVVGRDKLPPGGEFKLGRLGPVINWVSIIYCAITTVFFFFPTTPNPTVSEMNFAIAVFGVMLVLSIGFWFVQGHRTFMQSGEMAPDIQGILYAENCELSQDGSSSAEPRPDNKIKGQTSELTSD